The following is a genomic window from Kogia breviceps isolate mKogBre1 chromosome 4, mKogBre1 haplotype 1, whole genome shotgun sequence.
ACCCAACGAGTGTGTCTTAATCAACTTCATTAAGCTTTtccattttatgacattttaaagtAGACGATGAGACTCAAGGTGCCTGCCGTCCAATAGTTTGGCTTTGTGTCTGGGAAACAGTTTGTGAAAATACCCCTCATTTTTGCATGTTCGTATTTCTATTGAAACCATCTGGCAACTCTagtaaagtgaaaaggaaaagtcTCTGAGATGTAAGAAAAAACACACCATGAGAAGAAAAGCAGGAGCtttattataatcattattattcTTGAGGTTAACCACTGATAAACTCATTCAGAAGAACATTTTGCTTTCAGTGATCTACAGATACATGCCAGATGTAgccaaaaggacaagaaaaatgcACCTTGGGAAACAGCACGGCAGTCCTGGCCGCCACACTAAAAAGTATCAAGGATGCGTCTTCATTTCTGCAGCGGAGGGTGCAGTGGTCCCCACAGACTGACCCAGCGCCGCCTGCTCTCAGCATCCTTCTGAGATGCCGGCTCCAGGGGACGGCCGGGAGGAGGCCGCCCACCCTGTCTGCATCTCTAAAAGCCAGCCTCAGTCTTTAGCAACATCTCAGCGATTAAGAACTATGAGAGGTGACCACACGGTGCCCTGAGGGTGAGACCCCGGCTGCCGCCGCAAGTCAGTGAGATGGGAAACCAAATGTTGCCTTTAGGGTGTGAAGCAGGGCTGGCTTTTTCCTTAGGGaagggtgagggctgggtcggCTAGGTCTGTGTCGCGGATGTGGAGCTGGAAAGGGCGTCGGAGAGGCTGCGGTGTGCCCACTGCTGAGCCCGCGGCGAACACCGGGCTGGCAAGCGTGCCCGCTGGGCTGCCCCCTCTCCCAAAGCATCTGCTCCGGGAGGTTTGAACATCTGGGTAAACGAGCCCACTGGCTTTCCAGAGAAGCAGGGCACCCAATAGCCATCAGCCAGCGAGAGGTCTAAGGCAGCTCCGGGTAGGAAACCTGGACAGACAGCGTAGGATAATTGGAGAGGCCCCAGTGAACACGGGCCCAGGTCCGTGGGCCCTTGAGCAGAGGGAGTCCCTGACACTTGGACTGATGGACAGACAGGCTTTTCTAACTCCAATGGCGCGTGGCAGGTCTACTTTTCCCTAGGGAGACAAAGGGCAGGTTCTCGCCTGGTCTTTCCACGTGGTCAGTGCTTTTGCTCTCGTGTTCCAGGATTAGCTATGCATCTCTTCCTCCACCTGGTCAGCGATCAGGCCCCAAACTCAAGCCTGTCTGGATGGTGGGGCAGTGCAGGACTTGGGACCCTCATTCTGGAAGGTATTCCCTCTGGGCAAGTTTTTCAGCAAGATGACGCCTGGAATGAAAGCGCCGTTTCAAAGCTGTAAGCTTTTCCCCGGCTCTCCTGGGAGCGCTTGGTGTCGTCCTGTGCTGTGACCCCTCATCACGCAAAGGAGAGAAATGCAGTGATGCTGTTGCCTGTGTCAAAAGTCCCCcctgctcagtttttctgtaattaatgctctcatctctttctctcccactagGTATTAAGACTTTATTGTCCTCTTACCGAGAAGCATGAAATGATTGAGTTTTCCCCTGACCTGATCTAACCCTCCCAAATTTGTGCCCGCTTGTTTTTGAGACCAGGGCAATTGATGAACCGGAACTGAAGCTAAACTCTGAACAATTAATTCCATTTCACTCAAGTCTTGGCAACTTCTGCTAATGGCACTTGTAGCGCCACAGTGATTCGCAGACAACACCTGCCAGGACTCCCTGGAAACAAGCTTTGGGGTCTGATTCTAGCTTTAGATACGGAATTTCAAGGCAAAGGAAGGGGCGCTCTGCTCTGTCTTAAATCTCCCAGTGGAGCTTGTCTTGAAGAAATGCCAGTTCTCTTTGCTGGGGAAATACCAGGTGTCGGGGAACGGAGGCAGGGCTGGTGAGGGCGCGGGGTCCTCGCCACTCATTTGCGAGGCTGCTGGATGTGCTGTGTCCTCGGGGAAGCGTGCTTGTCCATGGAGGCGTGGGGCTTCTGGTGGGCCACCTGGGCGGCCGCCGGGGGGAAGTCCTTGTCGCCCTGGCGGGAGACATGGAAAGCACTGGCTCATCAACCGTGAACAGCTGAGTGAGTACGTGAGCGACACCCAAGCCCAGCATCTTCTGGCTGCCCTCTGGGGACGGGGCGGGTGGGTGGTGGAGTGGGGAACCTGTGGGCAGGTAGAAGCCTGTCTCCTGGGACTGCTGGGGGTCCTGAAGCTCTCTGGAGAGCCCAAGCAGGCACCAACGCCCGCGTCCCTTCCAGAAGGTGAGAAAGCTCGCTGTCTCTGCCGCCACGCCACGGGATCAGGTACCACGTGACTCACTCAGAACTAAGCTGGGCGTTGGATGGCTTTCTTCTGCTAGAACacttcttgtgatttttttttttttttttaattgaggggCAAGACAGAACCAAATCCAGGGTCTTAAATTCAGATTTGCTGCCACAGCTGCGAGCTGGGCCTGGAGCACTCGTTGGGAAGGAAACACACAGGGCAGGGCTGGAAGCTGTGAGATAGGCCAGATTCAACCAGCCGGGTCTCAGAGAAGGTACCCGGCTGTTTGTCAGGGAGGAATTGCCTTCTTGTGCATTTGTGACAGGGGCTGGGGTCCAGCCCACCCCGGGCAGGATAGAGCCATGGTGAGCTCCTGGCTGAGCTGTGGGGTGACCTCAGATTTGTGTGGGCATTTAATTTCCTCGCGTGTAGCAGATGTGCCATCCGTCTGTCCCACGGTCCCTGGACGGCTGTGCTGAGCTGTCCCCAGCAGTGGCGTTTTCTTTACACATCATCATATGCCAAGGGCTCGAATGGGCTGTGAACCGCAGACAGATGGATGGAACTAGTGCAGTCCCCATATGGGGgcttgctggggggggggggtctgcgGTTACAAAAACGTTAGGTCTCACGAGAAGAGGGGGCTCTTGAAAGGCAAAGAGAGTGACCAAAACCCATTCGTTTGGTTCAGAGGGCAGAAACTATCTTCTGTGATGGGCCACGTGGtgactattttaggcttttcaggTCATACTCTCCACGCTCTGCCAGTGCGGTATGAAAGGACCGTAGATGATATACATCCACGAACAGCAAGGCTGTGTGCCACCGAAACTTTATCCATGGACACAGAAGTTTAAATTCCACGTAACTTTCACGTCACGCCATATCGTTCTTATTTCAAGTgttcaaccatttaaaatttaaaaacagtctCAGCTCACAGATCAGCCTGGAACCCTGTGCCGACCCTGGCTGAGTCTAAAGAGAAGGGAGGCGGGCGAGGACAGCGGAGAGGCAGCTGCACCAGCTCAGGCTGTGGGCTCCGCGTCACCACCGTCCCACCCGCCCTGATGCTCCATGGACAGGGCGCGACTGAGTAAGTGACCTCCGGACCTGGGTGGACAAGTGGGGTTGAATGAGGACAGGAGGAATCAGGACATTGCGGGCCGAGGCCCCGAGTTGATGAAAGGGCTCTTACCCGGGCGATAACGCCGGAGATGAACACGGTCGGTTTGGGCGGACTGGAAgacaagaaggaaaagacattGACCATCGCGACTCACAAAAGAGGAACACGCCGGTGACGCGAATGTGGAGGCTGGTTTCAGGGCCGTGTGACAAACAAGGACCCTCTGGAGGGAACAGGAAGCGGGAGGCACGCCTCTTCCTGTTATTTCATCACATGGACCCCGCTGGCTGCTGCACTCAGGACACTTGCCGCTTCTCCTCCTCCGCAGGCTGAGAGAGGAGATCGGTCGTAGCAGACGGCGGGCGCGTCACCAAAGAGCCCTCTTTCGGTTTTTGGTTAAACCTTAAACTGTAACTATGCGCAAGCACAGTAGTTTTGGTCTCAAGAGATACGGACCTGGGCGCTCCCCGGAGCAGGGCAGGAGCGGGGGCATGCTGGATAAACGGGAGACTCCAACCAGGGAGCTTCCTGTCCTATAGGCTGAGGGGCTACCCTTTCAGAGCCCTCGCAGAGTCCACGGCTTCCAGAAGCTTCTAACGGGTGAGAT
Proteins encoded in this region:
- the DAP gene encoding death-associated protein 1, which translates into the protein MSSPPEGKLETKAGHPPAVKAGGMRIVQKHPHSGDPREEKDKGDQEWESPSPPKPTVFISGVIARGDKDFPPAAAQVAHQKPHASMDKHASPRTQHIQQPRK